A single genomic interval of Mycolicibacterium holsaticum DSM 44478 = JCM 12374 harbors:
- a CDS encoding TetR/AcrR family transcriptional regulator: protein MQPDSGDDDRGCILEAAYHCLAQPHRGAVPVAAILARAGVSTRAFYRHFQSKDELFLAMLRRETDALAERLDRISAEPRGGPVTQLQAWIDAMFAVITDTRARTHFTVIDSDEVRAARGYRATREKAHADRERSLVAILQRGRDDGTFPLAVPEHDAVSINAIVSRVMTHQSFRDVERVNESKACVLDFALRALGADRAALVSR from the coding sequence GTGCAGCCCGACTCCGGCGACGACGACCGCGGATGCATCCTCGAGGCGGCCTACCACTGCCTGGCCCAGCCGCATCGGGGTGCGGTCCCGGTGGCCGCGATCCTCGCCCGCGCCGGGGTGTCGACGCGCGCGTTCTACCGCCATTTTCAGTCCAAGGACGAACTGTTTCTGGCGATGCTGCGTCGGGAAACCGACGCGCTGGCCGAACGGCTGGACCGGATCTCGGCAGAACCCCGCGGCGGGCCGGTCACGCAGCTGCAGGCGTGGATCGACGCCATGTTCGCGGTGATCACCGACACGCGCGCGCGTACGCACTTCACGGTGATCGACTCCGACGAGGTCCGTGCGGCGAGGGGATACCGCGCGACCCGCGAGAAGGCCCATGCCGACCGGGAACGGTCCCTGGTGGCGATCCTGCAGCGGGGCCGCGACGACGGCACGTTCCCGCTGGCTGTTCCCGAGCACGACGCGGTCTCGATCAACGCGATCGTGAGCAGGGTGATGACGCACCAGTCTTTCCGCGACGTCGAACGCGTCAACGAGTCCAAGGCGTGTGTACTCGACTTTGCGCTGCGTGCGCTGGGTGCTGACCGGGCGGCGCTTGTGAGCCGATGA
- a CDS encoding Rv2640c family ArsR-like transcriptional regulator, with translation MPKALPTIDMSAPVCCAPVAAGPMTDAAALEVALRLKALADPARVRIISLLFASADREQNSGELAAALDLTESTVSHHLAQLRKAGLVESERRGMNVYHRAHRGALAALCVVLDPDCCT, from the coding sequence ATGCCCAAAGCACTGCCGACCATCGACATGTCTGCGCCGGTGTGCTGCGCCCCCGTGGCAGCGGGGCCGATGACGGATGCGGCCGCGCTCGAGGTGGCGCTGCGGCTCAAGGCGCTGGCGGACCCCGCGAGGGTCAGGATCATCTCGTTGTTGTTCGCCTCCGCCGACCGTGAGCAGAACAGCGGTGAGCTCGCCGCCGCGTTGGACCTCACCGAGTCCACCGTCAGCCACCATCTGGCCCAGCTCCGCAAGGCCGGTCTGGTCGAATCCGAGCGGCGCGGCATGAACGTCTATCACCGCGCGCACCGTGGCGCCCTTGCGGCGTTGTGCGTCGTGCTGGATCCCGACTGCTGCACCTGA
- a CDS encoding virulence factor Mce family protein has protein sequence MTAKIRHDAVRLAVFLAVCLLGVFGLFAVFGELRFGEATNSYVAEFTNVTGLENGDFVRIAGVEVGKVKKVAIQPDTTARVEFTADESVVLTDGSRTVIRYDDLIGGRYLAIEEGAGGVEKLEPGGTIPLARTSPALDLDALIGGFRPLFRALDPDQVNALSSQLISALQGQGATINSFLAQTATLTSTLADRDRLIGDVIINLDVVLGSLGDQNDQFAKAVDALSELVATLAERRADISNGLAYTNAAAGSVADLLSQARPPFTKTIQETDRAAGIVVADHEYFDNLLNTLPDAHQALARQGLYGDFFNFYLCDIVLKLNGKGGQPVYVKVAGQSTGRCAPR, from the coding sequence ATGACAGCCAAGATCCGCCACGACGCGGTGCGTCTCGCCGTGTTCTTGGCGGTGTGCCTGCTCGGGGTGTTCGGACTGTTCGCGGTCTTCGGTGAGCTGCGCTTCGGGGAAGCCACCAACAGCTACGTTGCCGAGTTCACCAATGTCACCGGGCTGGAGAACGGCGACTTCGTTCGCATCGCCGGGGTCGAGGTCGGCAAGGTCAAAAAGGTTGCGATCCAACCCGATACCACGGCGCGGGTCGAGTTCACCGCAGATGAATCCGTGGTGCTGACCGACGGCAGCAGGACCGTCATCCGATATGACGACCTCATCGGCGGCCGCTACCTGGCGATCGAAGAGGGTGCGGGCGGTGTCGAGAAGCTTGAGCCCGGCGGCACGATTCCTTTGGCGCGCACGTCACCTGCGCTGGACCTCGACGCACTGATCGGCGGGTTCCGGCCGCTGTTCCGGGCGCTGGATCCAGACCAGGTCAACGCGTTGTCGAGCCAGCTGATCTCGGCCCTACAGGGGCAGGGCGCGACGATCAACTCGTTTTTGGCCCAGACCGCGACCCTGACGAGCACGCTGGCGGACCGTGACCGGCTGATCGGGGACGTCATCATCAACCTCGACGTCGTGCTGGGATCACTCGGTGACCAAAACGACCAGTTCGCCAAGGCCGTCGACGCGCTCTCCGAACTGGTGGCGACGCTGGCGGAGCGCAGAGCGGACATCAGCAACGGGTTGGCGTACACCAACGCCGCGGCCGGAAGCGTCGCGGACCTCTTGTCGCAGGCCCGTCCGCCGTTCACCAAGACGATCCAGGAGACAGACCGCGCTGCGGGGATCGTGGTGGCCGACCATGAGTACTTCGACAACCTGCTGAACACACTGCCGGACGCCCATCAAGCGCTCGCGCGGCAAGGTCTTTACGGCGACTTCTTCAACTTCTACCTTTGCGACATCGTGCTCAAACTCAACGGCAAGGGCGGCCAACCGGTGTATGTGAAAGTTGCCGGCCAGTCCACCGGGAGGTGCGCGCCGAGGTGA
- a CDS encoding guanylate cyclase has translation MSLQQALDETRTGDLWLFRGRSGPDRAIQSLTNSPVNHVGMTIAIEDLPPLIWHAELGDKLTDMWTGDKHRGVQLNDAREVVERWAHNYHQRCWLRELTPHATREQEDRALKVVARMDGTPFPSTARLTGRWFRGRLAVSDLTRGIPFLHKKVSEASRRKKAEKLDVGLETAYCAETVAITYEEMGLLSTEKHYNWFDPGSFWSGDTLPLAPGYRLSDEIAVLP, from the coding sequence GTGTCGCTGCAGCAGGCGCTCGACGAGACCCGCACCGGGGATCTGTGGCTGTTCCGCGGGCGTTCGGGACCCGACCGCGCGATTCAGTCATTGACGAACAGCCCGGTCAACCACGTGGGCATGACGATCGCGATCGAGGACCTGCCGCCGTTGATCTGGCACGCCGAACTGGGCGACAAGCTGACCGACATGTGGACCGGTGACAAGCATCGCGGGGTGCAGCTCAACGATGCGCGCGAGGTGGTCGAACGCTGGGCGCACAACTATCACCAGCGCTGCTGGCTGCGTGAGCTGACGCCGCACGCCACCCGCGAGCAGGAGGACCGCGCGCTGAAGGTGGTGGCGCGGATGGACGGCACGCCGTTTCCCAGCACCGCGCGATTGACCGGCCGGTGGTTCCGCGGACGGCTGGCGGTGTCGGACCTGACGCGCGGCATCCCGTTCCTACACAAGAAGGTCAGCGAGGCCAGCCGCCGAAAGAAGGCCGAGAAGCTCGACGTCGGGCTGGAAACCGCCTATTGCGCTGAGACGGTCGCCATCACCTACGAGGAGATGGGGTTGTTGTCGACCGAGAAGCACTACAACTGGTTCGACCCGGGGTCGTTCTGGAGCGGTGACACGCTGCCGTTGGCGCCGGGATATCGGCTCAGCGACGAAATTGCCGTCCTGCCATAG
- a CDS encoding adenylate/guanylate cyclase domain-containing protein has product MTAQIVAYVLGAVAAVQAVALVVLWRQNRRQQLELDDARRRVDTKNMLLSGGREAVKQVWQTANILRKDGLGAAVRSSIEDLADWAEVERPDLARLATSGVVVILFSDIEESTALNERIGDRAWVRLIGRHDKMVRRHVHTHSGHVVKSQGDGFMVAFARPEQAVRCGIDIQRSLHRQHNGIRVRIGIHMGKSVRRGDDLFGRNVAMAARVAGEAGGGEILVSQVVRDALADADIDFDDGSDAELKGFSGSHRLYAVGS; this is encoded by the coding sequence ATGACAGCCCAGATCGTCGCTTACGTGCTCGGCGCGGTCGCCGCGGTGCAAGCCGTCGCGCTCGTCGTGCTGTGGCGGCAGAACCGGCGCCAGCAGCTGGAGCTGGACGACGCGCGCCGACGGGTCGACACCAAGAACATGCTGCTCTCCGGCGGCCGGGAGGCGGTCAAGCAGGTCTGGCAGACCGCCAACATCCTGCGCAAGGACGGGTTGGGCGCCGCGGTGCGGTCGTCGATCGAGGACCTGGCCGATTGGGCCGAGGTCGAACGCCCCGACCTGGCCCGCCTCGCCACCAGCGGGGTGGTGGTCATCTTGTTCTCCGACATCGAGGAGTCCACCGCGCTCAACGAGCGCATCGGTGACCGCGCGTGGGTCCGGCTGATCGGCCGCCACGACAAGATGGTGCGCAGGCACGTACACACGCACTCGGGGCATGTGGTGAAGAGCCAGGGCGACGGCTTCATGGTGGCCTTCGCCCGGCCCGAGCAGGCGGTGCGCTGCGGTATCGACATCCAACGCTCACTTCACCGTCAGCACAACGGAATTCGGGTGCGCATCGGCATCCACATGGGTAAGTCGGTGCGCCGCGGCGACGACTTGTTCGGGCGCAACGTGGCGATGGCCGCGCGGGTGGCCGGGGAGGCCGGCGGCGGTGAGATCCTGGTGAGCCAGGTGGTGCGCGACGCCCTCGCCGACGCCGATATCGATTTCGACGACGGCAGCGACGCCGAACTCAAGGGGTTCAGCGGGTCCCACCGGCTCTACGCCGTCGGGTCCTGA
- a CDS encoding VOC family protein — protein sequence MPTITPSLWFDNNLEEAAQFYLSVFPNSSIEKLSRYTEAGPGTPGEVVSGTFVLDGNRFVAINGGPAFAFTEAVSFLVRCKDQPEVDYYWDRLSDGGVESHCGWLKDRFGLSWQIVPDRLYELLDDPDPARAAAATTAMLGMRKIIIAEVEDAVRGS from the coding sequence ATGCCGACGATCACACCGTCCCTCTGGTTCGACAACAACCTCGAGGAGGCCGCGCAGTTCTACCTGTCGGTCTTCCCGAACTCGTCGATCGAAAAGCTCAGCCGCTACACCGAGGCCGGCCCCGGCACGCCCGGTGAGGTGGTGTCGGGCACGTTCGTGCTCGACGGCAACCGGTTCGTCGCCATCAACGGGGGGCCGGCATTCGCCTTCACCGAGGCGGTGTCCTTCCTTGTCAGGTGTAAAGATCAGCCAGAGGTCGACTACTACTGGGACCGGCTGAGCGACGGCGGGGTGGAATCGCATTGCGGCTGGCTGAAGGACCGATTCGGGCTCAGCTGGCAAATCGTCCCCGACCGCCTCTACGAACTGCTCGACGACCCCGACCCGGCCCGCGCCGCCGCGGCGACCACCGCCATGCTCGGCATGCGCAAGATCATCATCGCCGAGGTGGAGGACGCAGTGCGCGGCAGCTGA
- a CDS encoding ABC transporter permease, translating to MTVSRPHSQFPWLKSRFRSLADPWNRVGMQTKFFGRTLSSIRYTVLHYQVELIRIIAQMGLGAGALIIIGGTVAIVGFLTVTTGALVAVQGYTDFSEIGVEALTGFASAFFNVRLIAPATTAVALSATIGAGATAQLGAMRINEEIDALEVMGIRSVAYLASTRVVAGFLVVIPLYCVGVIAAFWAARFGTTVLYGQSTGVYDHYFRTFLNPTDLMWSFGQTIALSVMIMLVHTYYGYTARGGPAGVGEAVGRAVRTSLIVSAFVLVMLSLAVYGQSGNFNLAG from the coding sequence GTGACTGTTTCGAGGCCGCATTCCCAGTTCCCCTGGCTGAAAAGCCGGTTCCGCAGCCTGGCTGACCCATGGAACCGCGTCGGAATGCAGACCAAGTTCTTCGGCCGCACCCTGAGTTCCATCCGCTACACCGTCCTGCATTACCAGGTCGAGTTGATTCGGATCATCGCTCAAATGGGGCTTGGCGCCGGGGCGCTCATCATCATCGGCGGCACGGTAGCGATCGTCGGCTTCCTGACCGTGACGACCGGCGCGTTGGTGGCGGTGCAGGGCTACACCGACTTTTCGGAGATCGGTGTCGAGGCATTGACCGGTTTCGCGTCGGCGTTCTTCAACGTGCGCCTGATCGCGCCGGCCACCACGGCGGTGGCCCTGTCTGCGACGATCGGTGCGGGAGCCACCGCACAACTCGGCGCCATGCGGATCAACGAGGAGATCGACGCACTCGAGGTGATGGGCATCCGCAGCGTCGCCTATCTCGCCTCCACCCGGGTGGTGGCCGGGTTCCTCGTGGTGATCCCGCTGTACTGCGTCGGTGTGATCGCCGCGTTCTGGGCGGCACGGTTCGGCACGACGGTGCTTTACGGTCAGTCGACCGGCGTGTACGACCATTACTTCAGAACGTTTCTCAACCCCACCGACCTGATGTGGTCGTTCGGTCAGACCATCGCGCTGTCGGTGATGATCATGCTCGTGCACACCTACTACGGCTACACGGCACGAGGGGGGCCGGCGGGGGTCGGTGAGGCCGTCGGGCGTGCGGTGCGCACCTCGCTGATCGTCTCGGCCTTCGTGCTGGTGATGCTGTCGCTTGCGGTCTACGGTCAATCCGGCAACTTCAACCTGGCCGGCTGA
- a CDS encoding alpha/beta fold hydrolase has translation MSTSRSEPRTVEFGGSDGVTLVADEWNHDAPPADRPTVLLLHGGGQNRFSWKNTGQVLADHGLHVVALDSRGHGDSDRAPNANYTVDALCADTLAVLEQIGRPVALIGASMGGMTGMLVADAAGPQKVTNLVLVDVVPHYEKDGSARIRDFMASGMDGFETLDEAADAVAAYLPYRTRPRNPEGLKKNLRLRDGRWYWHWDPAFLTAPMDDPFVRVEKLDRAVMNLTIPILLIRGKLSDVVSPEGVSDFLRKVPRAEFVELSEAGHTAAGDDNDAFSDVVVQFVCR, from the coding sequence GTGAGCACTAGCCGCAGCGAACCGCGCACGGTGGAGTTTGGTGGCAGCGATGGCGTCACCCTGGTCGCCGACGAATGGAACCACGACGCGCCGCCGGCTGACCGGCCCACCGTCCTGTTGCTGCACGGCGGCGGCCAGAACCGCTTCTCGTGGAAGAACACCGGGCAGGTGCTGGCCGATCACGGGCTGCACGTGGTGGCGTTGGACAGCCGCGGCCACGGCGACAGCGACCGGGCGCCCAACGCGAACTACACGGTCGACGCGCTGTGCGCCGACACGCTCGCGGTGCTGGAGCAGATCGGCCGACCGGTGGCGCTGATCGGAGCGAGCATGGGCGGGATGACCGGGATGCTGGTCGCCGACGCCGCGGGCCCGCAGAAGGTGACCAACCTCGTGCTGGTCGATGTGGTGCCCCATTACGAAAAGGACGGCAGCGCCCGCATCCGCGACTTCATGGCAAGCGGCATGGACGGCTTCGAGACGCTGGACGAGGCCGCCGACGCGGTGGCGGCATATCTGCCGTACCGCACCAGGCCGCGCAATCCGGAGGGGCTGAAGAAGAACCTGCGGCTGCGCGACGGGCGTTGGTACTGGCACTGGGATCCGGCGTTTTTGACCGCCCCCATGGACGATCCGTTCGTGCGGGTGGAGAAACTCGACCGCGCCGTGATGAACCTGACCATTCCCATTCTGCTCATCCGCGGCAAGCTTTCCGACGTGGTCAGCCCCGAAGGCGTCTCGGACTTTCTGCGTAAGGTGCCGCGCGCGGAGTTCGTGGAACTCTCCGAGGCCGGCCACACCGCGGCGGGCGATGACAACGACGCGTTCTCCGATGTCGTCGTGCAGTTCGTCTGCCGGTGA
- a CDS encoding ArsI/CadI family heavy metal resistance metalloenzyme produces the protein MSRIQLALNVDDLDQAITFYSKLFNTAPNKVKDGYANFAVADPPLKLVLLQNPGQGGTINHLGVEVHSSEQVHAEIARLSTEGLFTAEELGTTCCFATQDKVWVTGPAGEKWEVYTVLADSDTFGDTAQESCACADQPVQA, from the coding sequence ATGTCCCGCATCCAACTCGCCCTCAACGTCGACGACCTCGACCAGGCGATCACCTTCTACTCGAAGCTGTTCAACACCGCGCCGAACAAGGTCAAGGACGGTTACGCGAACTTCGCCGTCGCCGATCCACCGCTCAAGCTGGTACTACTGCAGAACCCCGGCCAGGGCGGCACCATCAACCACCTCGGGGTGGAGGTGCACAGCAGCGAGCAGGTTCACGCGGAGATCGCGCGGTTGTCGACCGAAGGTCTGTTCACCGCCGAGGAACTCGGCACCACATGCTGTTTCGCCACCCAGGACAAGGTCTGGGTGACGGGTCCGGCCGGTGAGAAATGGGAGGTCTATACCGTGCTCGCCGATTCGGACACGTTCGGCGACACCGCGCAGGAGTCCTGCGCATGCGCCGACCAACCGGTGCAAGCGTAG
- a CDS encoding MlaE family ABC transporter permease: MVAVNAFAKPVRAFGGFYSMALDTFVWMFRPPFAWREFISQAWFVARVSILPTLMLTVPYTVLLTFTFNILLVEFGAADFSGTGAALGTVRQIGPIVTVLVVAGAGATAMCADLGARTIREELDALRVMGVNPIQALVVPRVLAATLVSLALSATVILVGLAGAYFFTVYIQNVSPGAFAAGLTLLIGTTDVIIALLKAALFGLSAGMIACYKGISVGGGPAGVGNAVNETVVFTFMALFAINIVATAVAVKVTM; encoded by the coding sequence ATGGTCGCTGTCAACGCATTTGCCAAGCCGGTGCGCGCCTTCGGTGGTTTCTATTCGATGGCGCTCGACACCTTCGTGTGGATGTTCCGGCCGCCCTTCGCTTGGCGTGAGTTCATCTCACAGGCGTGGTTCGTCGCGCGGGTGTCGATTCTGCCGACGCTGATGCTGACCGTCCCGTACACGGTGTTGCTGACCTTCACGTTCAACATCCTGTTGGTCGAGTTCGGCGCCGCGGACTTCTCGGGCACCGGTGCCGCGCTCGGGACGGTGCGCCAGATCGGACCGATCGTGACAGTGCTGGTGGTGGCGGGCGCAGGCGCCACCGCCATGTGCGCTGATCTCGGCGCGCGCACCATCCGCGAAGAACTCGATGCGTTGCGGGTGATGGGCGTGAATCCCATTCAGGCGCTGGTCGTTCCGCGTGTGCTGGCAGCTACCTTGGTGTCGCTCGCGCTGTCTGCGACGGTGATTCTCGTCGGGCTGGCCGGCGCATACTTCTTCACCGTCTACATCCAGAACGTCTCGCCGGGTGCGTTTGCTGCTGGTCTCACGTTGCTCATCGGGACCACCGATGTCATCATCGCGTTGCTCAAGGCCGCGTTGTTCGGGTTGTCCGCCGGCATGATCGCTTGCTACAAGGGCATTTCCGTAGGCGGCGGCCCAGCGGGTGTCGGCAACGCGGTGAACGAGACCGTGGTCTTCACCTTCATGGCGCTGTTCGCGATCAACATCGTCGCGACGGCCGTCGCGGTGAAGGTGACGATGTGA
- a CDS encoding MCE family protein — translation MDVEDEGLHPAWWTLILVVVIAVAIWLTYALFVGSFRSTETVTLTSERAGLVMETNAKVKLRGVQVGRVSAIQGGSAPVALKLEIDKDKIDYIPSNVEAQIRATTVFGAKFVDLIYPSEPSSQRLAAGQVIESRNVTVEANTVFQNVVDVLENIDPAKLNSTLYALAQGVRGQGELIGQATTDANQVLLELNPRHETVTEDLRALRDFNDTYSVAAQDILSTLDALSTTSTTITSHAGQLDALLLATIGFSNSGINLLAPNQANLVKGINVLEPTTNLLHKYSPEYTCLLTGAKTLLDTGGYDAPGGNGRTLVLDVALGIGDDAYRYPNNLPIVGAKGGPGGKPSCGSLPDVAQNWPVRNLVTNTGFGTGLDWRPNPGIGFPGYANYLPTTRAVPEPPSVRNLFGGPAIGPIPYPGAPAYGADLYADDGTPLWPGLPAAPPPMAPRDPGPTPGSEPFIVHSPAQMQPTPLRPTPLPTPARPGPPFP, via the coding sequence ATGGACGTAGAAGACGAAGGCCTGCACCCCGCGTGGTGGACGTTGATCCTCGTGGTCGTCATCGCGGTCGCCATCTGGCTGACCTATGCCCTTTTCGTCGGCTCCTTCAGGTCCACCGAGACGGTCACCTTGACATCCGAGCGCGCGGGTCTGGTGATGGAGACCAACGCCAAGGTGAAGCTGCGCGGCGTGCAGGTGGGGCGGGTCTCCGCGATCCAGGGTGGCAGCGCGCCGGTGGCGTTGAAACTCGAGATCGACAAGGACAAGATCGACTACATACCTTCGAACGTCGAGGCGCAGATCCGGGCGACCACGGTGTTCGGCGCCAAGTTCGTCGATCTGATCTATCCAAGCGAGCCCAGCTCACAGCGACTGGCGGCCGGTCAGGTGATTGAGTCGCGCAATGTCACCGTCGAAGCGAACACGGTGTTCCAGAACGTCGTCGACGTGCTCGAGAATATCGACCCGGCCAAGCTCAACAGCACGTTGTACGCGCTTGCCCAAGGTGTCCGAGGTCAGGGTGAACTGATCGGTCAGGCCACCACCGACGCGAATCAGGTTCTGCTGGAACTCAATCCGCGCCACGAAACGGTGACTGAAGACCTGCGCGCACTCAGGGACTTCAACGACACGTACAGCGTTGCCGCACAGGACATCCTGAGCACCCTGGACGCGCTCAGCACCACAAGCACCACGATCACCAGCCACGCCGGCCAACTGGACGCGTTGCTGCTGGCCACCATCGGATTTTCCAACAGCGGAATCAACCTGCTCGCACCGAACCAGGCCAACCTCGTCAAGGGCATCAACGTGCTCGAGCCGACGACGAACCTGCTCCACAAGTACAGCCCGGAGTACACCTGCCTGCTGACCGGCGCGAAGACGCTGCTGGACACCGGCGGGTACGACGCGCCGGGCGGCAACGGCAGGACGCTGGTGCTGGACGTGGCCTTGGGGATCGGCGACGACGCGTATCGGTACCCCAACAACCTGCCGATCGTCGGCGCCAAGGGCGGCCCGGGAGGCAAACCCAGTTGCGGCTCACTACCGGACGTCGCGCAGAACTGGCCGGTGCGCAACCTCGTCACGAACACCGGATTCGGCACTGGGCTCGACTGGCGGCCCAATCCTGGCATCGGCTTCCCCGGGTACGCCAACTACCTGCCGACAACCCGTGCTGTGCCCGAGCCGCCGAGCGTCCGGAACCTCTTCGGCGGGCCTGCGATAGGCCCGATCCCGTACCCGGGAGCTCCGGCCTACGGTGCGGACCTGTACGCAGACGACGGCACACCGCTGTGGCCGGGCCTGCCGGCCGCACCGCCGCCGATGGCGCCGCGGGATCCCGGCCCCACACCGGGTTCGGAGCCGTTCATCGTTCATTCGCCGGCCCAGATGCAGCCCACACCGCTACGACCGACACCCCTGCCGACCCCGGCGCGGCCGGGCCCGCCGTTCCCATGA
- a CDS encoding MCE family protein produces the protein MKSFSERNQTVIGAIGLALTIGIVLGALNYDRLPFLQGKEYSAYFAEVGGLKAGEAVQVSGFEVGQVKSIDLDLPRALVTFTVDRDIRLGDRTEAAIKTKGLLGTRILEVTSHGDGQQEGTIPLDRTTSPYQLPDALGELATAISGLNTDQLSDSLRVLADTFSDTPPELRIAVEGVARFSETLNERDAQLRGLLGNADKATTVLAERSNQIVSLVANTNALLAELENQSAALDEVSGNISALSGQLQGFIAENRETLRPALDKLNGVLTIIDNRKERLQKSLGLLADYVMSLGESVSGGPFFKNYVANLLPGQFLQPFIDAAFSDLGLDPNVKLPSELSDPQVGQPGTPALPVPFPRTGQGGDPRLTIPDAITGKPGDQPCGLPGLPLPGPGCYPFREPPPAPPPGGPPPGAPAAAPPGLQSTPDPTPSPVAVPAPGGVAHLAPAEAGR, from the coding sequence GTGAAGTCCTTCTCGGAACGGAACCAGACCGTCATCGGTGCCATCGGGCTGGCATTGACGATTGGCATTGTGCTCGGGGCGTTGAACTACGATCGGCTGCCCTTCCTGCAGGGCAAGGAGTACTCGGCCTATTTTGCCGAAGTGGGTGGACTGAAAGCCGGTGAGGCAGTTCAGGTCTCGGGGTTCGAGGTCGGTCAGGTCAAGTCCATCGACTTGGACCTGCCGCGGGCTCTGGTGACGTTCACCGTCGACAGGGACATCCGGTTGGGGGACCGCACCGAGGCGGCGATCAAGACCAAGGGTCTGCTCGGTACGAGGATCCTGGAAGTCACCTCCCACGGCGACGGTCAACAGGAGGGCACGATTCCCCTCGATCGCACGACGTCGCCGTATCAACTTCCGGATGCGCTGGGCGAGTTGGCTACGGCGATCAGCGGCTTGAACACCGACCAGTTGTCGGATTCGCTGAGGGTGTTGGCCGATACGTTCTCGGACACTCCGCCGGAGCTGCGGATCGCGGTCGAGGGGGTGGCGCGGTTCTCCGAGACGCTGAATGAACGTGATGCGCAGCTGCGCGGTCTGCTGGGCAACGCCGACAAGGCCACCACGGTGCTGGCCGAGCGCAGCAACCAGATCGTGAGTCTGGTCGCCAACACCAACGCGCTGCTGGCCGAGCTGGAAAACCAAAGCGCCGCACTCGATGAGGTCTCCGGCAACATCTCGGCGCTCAGCGGGCAGTTGCAGGGTTTCATCGCCGAGAACCGCGAAACCCTCCGTCCGGCCCTGGACAAGCTCAACGGCGTGCTGACGATCATCGACAACCGCAAGGAACGCCTGCAGAAGTCGCTGGGTCTGCTGGCCGATTACGTGATGTCGCTGGGCGAATCGGTTTCGGGCGGCCCGTTCTTCAAGAACTACGTCGCCAACCTGCTGCCGGGTCAGTTCCTGCAGCCGTTCATCGACGCGGCGTTCTCCGACCTCGGCCTGGATCCCAACGTGAAGCTGCCGTCGGAGCTCAGCGACCCGCAGGTCGGCCAGCCAGGGACACCTGCCCTGCCGGTGCCGTTCCCGCGGACCGGTCAGGGCGGCGACCCGCGCCTGACCATTCCCGACGCCATCACCGGCAAGCCCGGCGACCAGCCGTGCGGGTTGCCCGGCTTGCCGTTGCCCGGCCCCGGCTGCTATCCGTTCCGTGAGCCGCCGCCGGCGCCGCCGCCCGGAGGGCCTCCGCCGGGTGCGCCCGCCGCGGCGCCGCCGGGGCTGCAGTCGACCCCGGACCCGACACCGTCTCCGGTCGCGGTGCCCGCTCCCGGTGGGGTGGCCCACCTTGCCCCCGCGGAGGCCGGACGATGA